The Clostridium sp. DL-VIII DNA window AACAACAGGCAGAGAGACTCATGAGAAGGAAAGAGGAATTATATAGAGAACAGGCAGCTAAAAGAAGAGAACTTAAAAAAATTGATAATGCATTATCAATACTAACTGAAGAAGAAAGAGATATAATGCAGATTGTTCATATAGAACGCAGGAGATATTATATAGTACAAAATAAGTTAGGATTAACATATACACGAATTAAGCAAATAGAAAAGCAAGCAGCTAAGAGAATGAAAAAGTATCTCTATTAAGAGGTTTATAGAAAAACTGTAGGAAATATCTATAAAAGTTTAAGAAAAACTCCAAGAAATCACAAAATAAAAGGCTTATAATAGTAAATAGGAAAAGCATAAATTTTCCCTTCATAAATTATTAACCCCTTTCGAAATACCCTGTAGATAATATAGGGTATTTTTATTATGCTTATAGATTAGTAGAATAAAAATATATTATGAAAAGAAATGTAATTCATCCATTGCTCGAGAAAATATAGTGAGTTTTATTGGTTTATTTTATGTATTTTTGTAAAATATATAATTTATATGTCTATTTTTGTATAATTAGATATATGAAGGGGGGAAGAGTTATGGATGATAAAGAAGTAAAAAGTATTGTAGACGAATATATGA harbors:
- a CDS encoding sigma factor-like helix-turn-helix DNA-binding protein; protein product: MESVINKVEEYKEILADINYIDIRVQELEEEIIGISAQPDGEKTGQTYKITSSVEQQAERLMRRKEELYREQAAKRRELKKIDNALSILTEEERDIMQIVHIERRRYYIVQNKLGLTYTRIKQIEKQAAKRMKKYLY